GAGGTCGGTCCAGCGCCGTAGGTTGGGTTAAGCGTAGCAACCCAACACATTTTATTCCTTCTCAATTGTTGGGTTTCGTTCCTCAACCCAACCTACCCGACTACCCGACTAATTTCTATAAATCTATTTGTGCACTATGCAATTTTCGGTCATACTATTTCCAAATTTTCTCATCCGGCCATTTAATATTGTCGGCCTGTCCCTATTTTGTTCTTTTCCCGGACCCGGTCTCCGAATTTCCACACATTAATCCTGAACAGCTCCGAATCCCGGTAGGCGTACCGGATATATCCGTACATCAAATGTGAAATGGTCATGTTGGGAATGGCCAGAAGGGAGGTCCCGTGCCGGGTTCCCTTGAATATCAGAAGACCGAAAAAATAAAGAAGGGAGATGAAGTTGGCCGGGGTCAGCAGCTGATCGATGGGAAAGGAGGGATTGACCGGGGCCTGGATTTCCCCTTTTTCCATGATGGATTTAAGAATATCGAAGTTGCCGTTTAACCGCCGGTTGATAAACATCAGGCGCTTGAGTTTTCCATAGTCGATTTTGACGTTGTCGTCGATGAGCCGGCGGGGAATCGCCTGGTTGACAATGGAAAAATGGATAAAATAAAGGACCATGTCTGTGTTGAGCACAGTGGATGAGGCCATGTCGGAAAAAAGATAGCCGTCATACCATTCGCGCATGATTTCAAGGGATTCATCCACATCAAAAACAAAGAGATTTTTTTCTTTATAATAATTCAGCATGTCCCGCGCCTCTTTTTCAGACAGACCCGCCATTTCATTGAAGGCGGGCTGGACGCTGATATTCATTCCGATGTTGAATCCGCTTGTGACATCATCCATGGTCACAGGCGAGACGCCGGCGATAAAAAGACGGGCAAGGCCGCTTCCCCTCATGCCTGCGGCGCCTTTCAAGACAGCGAAGAAATGCCGGAAAAATCCTTCCCCGCGCGTCAGACTCCGGTAGGCGTCCGACCCGGACGTGGACAGGATCGTGTTGGAAAAATGGTCGTATTCGTCGATGAACGCGTATATTTTAAGGCCGTTTTCCTGGGCGTGTATAAAAAGCGTGTGAAGTTTTTCGGATATGGAGGCCGGAGAGCCCATTTTTTTTAAGAACTCTTCATCAAAAAAGGATCGGTAAACCCGGGTGAAATGGTCCAGGACCCGGGCGCAATACTTCTCAAAGTTTTCCTCAAGACCTCCGGGGGCCGGGCTGATCATGGAGAAATCAAAACGCAGGATGAGACAGGCGTTTTTTTCAGGCGTGGGATGGCTTCCGATGTATGTGCCTTTGAAAAACTCGTCGAAACGCTCTTTTAACTGGATGTCGTAATAGCATTCCAGGATGGATATCCAGAGGGATTTCCCGAACCGGCGGGGACGGATGAAAAACACATATTCATGCTCTTCCAGCAGGGGGATGAAATGGGTCTTGTCCACGAAATATTTATTCTTGACCCGAATTTTTTCAAAGTCGGAGATTCCGTAAGGAATGCCCTTTGTTTTTCCCGGCATGGCCGTCTCCTGTGGCGGATGGGGTGGGGAAGGCTCGACTGACAATGATGGCGCCCATCATACCGCAAAAAGAAAATGAATGCAAGGGGCTCTACCTGCCGGACGGCGTGTATGCCGTGATGGCCCCGGGCCCGGGAAATAGCGCCGGGGAAGAGTATTTATTGGTCTGTCTCTATTTTTGTCATTATGCCAAAACATACCCATACTTCTTAAGCCAGCGAACGATTTTTAATTGTAATTCCAATATAGATGGGGCTCTTAAAGTATGATTTTTGGGAGGCATGACATCAACAAAAGGTGGTATCCCGTCGAATTTTAGAATTATCTCTATTGGATTTTTCCCAGAATTTTTAATCTTGATATTTGAAATATATTCCAAATAGTCATTAGATTTTGGATGATGATATTTTGCCGCCAAAATCCCATTTTCTTCATATAAAACATTTGTTTTTTTCATGATGTTTCAGAAACCGAACCATTTATTCTCAGGCATATGTTTTTTGATAATCACTAAACACAAGTATAGGAGTTTTGTTCGCCTGTCCCTATTTTGTCTTGATTCAACTGACCACTGATAAAGGCAACAGCATATGCATCATTGGAGTATTTCTTTTTTAATTCAAAATTTTTTGAAGGAAGTACAGATAGCTGCTGAAGCATACTACGCAATTCAGTTTTAAGGGCTTGTGTAGAATGCCACATTATATTTAACCAAGCGTAGGATTTTTTTCAGAATATATTGACGAAAGAATAAAATTATCAGAATAAATGAAGCCTCTCAGTGAGAGGCTTTTTTTTATGGGAAAAGGGCGGCCAAGTCTTTGGCAGGACAAACCGCCCTTTTCCAAAACCAAGGGCTGAAACTTCCAGCCCTGCAAGGAGGTGTGATGGTAATATTTATTTCCATAAAACTCAAGAAGCTTTTTGAACAAGAGCGCGATTATAAATGGAAAAAGCCGAAGCAATGCCCCCGCTGCGGCGGATGCAGGCTGTGGGGGCATGGGTATGCGCCCGTTTTGTTTGACGGTTTCAGAAAACCGCTTCTGATTAAGCGCAATCGGTGTCCGGACTGCCATTGTGTGATACGTTTCCGGCCAAAGGGGTATTTCGGGCGGATTCAGGCGTCAAAGAATGCCATACGCTCATGCATATCCGGGAAATTAAAATATGCCAAATGCCCCGGCTCCATCAGCCGGAGCCGGCGGCGTCACTGGGTCATGGCCCTGACCCGGCGGATCAAGGCGCATTTCGGCGACACGTGGCAAAAAAGCATATTAAAGGGATTGAACTATCTTGCGTTCCTGGGTCATATTCCGGTGAGCCGTTCCATTTAACGCCCGTCCATTTCCATTTTTCACCCTCCCCACCCAAGAGTGTCATTTACCGGCTTTTTTTTCTGTCGTAAGAAGGGAAAAGATAAAATGTGCGTCAACCCGGACAAAAAAAGGAGGCGTTATGACCAAAGAGCAGAGAATGGATGTGGCGGTTTTTCGTTACGGTGTTATCAGTGATTTTGTAAACGGGCCAAGCCTGTCCCGTCAGGAAAAGCGGAGGCTTTTACAGGGCAAAAGCGAAAAAAAATGGCGGATACCCTTTTCTGAAAAGACCCGGATCAGCAAAAGCGGCATATTGCGATGGATTCGTCTTTACGAAAAAAGCGGCTGTGATATCCGATCATTGTATCCCAAAGTCCGCGCGGACAAGGGAAAAAGCAGGGTCATAGATGATGACACGGCGCTGGGTCTGGCTGAGCTGAGGAAACAGTTTCCCAAATCGACTGTGGCCGCTCTGATTGAAAAAATGCGCAAGGGAAAATCGGAGGCTTTCCGGCGCCCGCTTTCCCCGTCCACGGTTTACCGGTTTTTGAATCAGCGCGGGCTTATGGACATGACCCGGAAAACCCCGGAGGACAGGCGCAAGTTTGAGGCGGAGATGCCCAATGATTTATGGCAGAGCGATGTCATGCACGGACCCAAAGTTCTTGCCGACGGCAAAAATAAAAAGACTTATCTGATCGCCATCATAGACGATCATTCCAGGCTGATCGTTCACGCGAAATTTTATTTCTCAGAAAATCTGGTCAACTATATGGACGCGTTTCAGGACGCGCTTTTGAAGCGCGGCCTGCCCCGAAAACTCTATGTGGACAACGGCGCGGCGTTTCGCAGCGTCCGTCTGGCTTATACCGCCGCCTCATTAAATATCGCGCTTATTCGCGCCCGGCCGTATAAACCCCAGGGAAAGGGAAAGATCGAGCGGTGGTTTAAAACCGTGCGGTCGGGTTTTTTGCCTGACTTTCAAGGAGATACGATCAATGATATCAATTCTGCGCTGACCCGCTGGATCGGGACCCAATATCACCCAAAGAAACATGGGGCCACAGGCCAGAGTCCTTTCGAGCGCTTCACCGCCCATATGGAATGTTTAAGAGCCGCTCCCGCAAATCTGAAAGATCATTTTCGAATCACCGCAAGACGCAGGGTGGCCAAAGACCGGACCATCACCTTAAACGGCAGACTGTATGAGGGGCCTGTGGCCCTTATCGGCAAAAATGTGGAGCTTTGCTTTCATCCCGATGAGCCTGATTCGGTGGAGATTAAATATAAAAGCAGGTCTTTTGGAAACGCGTCGCCGGTCAACCTTGCCGTCAACTGCAGGGTTAAAAGAGCCAAAAACACCCATGCCGACATGGAGCCCGCCCCGGGTTCCAGTTATCATGGCGGAAGTCTTTTATAGGGAGGCCGCATGGATAATCACAGGGTTTTTTTCAGTTTAAAAAAAGAGCCGTTTATCTCGGATTTAAAGCCGAATGAGATGCTTGAAACCCATGAGCTGATATCGGTTCAAAATCGCTTTGACTATGCTGTGGGACTGGGAGGCATCGGTCTTGTCACCGGCGAGATCGGAAGCGGAAAATCAACGGCTTTGCGTTACAGCGCCGCCATGCTTCACCCTTCCGAATATCGCTGCGTCTACGTGGTGGCCTCATCAGGTTCCATCATTGAGCTTTACCGGCAGATCATATCAAAGCTTCAGATATTTTTGTCCACCAACTCCAAAGCCTTGATGACGGACATGATTCGTAAAGAGATCAAAAAACAGGTCCTCGGGAAAAAAATAAAGCCGGTTTTGATCATAGACGAAGCGTCATTGCTGAGGCTGGAGGTCTTTGCCGAACTGCACACCATCACCCAGTTCGAAAAAGACTCCAAACCCTGGCTGCCCGTCATATTGGCGGGGCAGTCCAACCTGATTGACAAATTGATGTATCGGGGCTCCGGCCCCCTGGCGTCAAGAATTATTGCCCGAAGTCATCTGGAAGGGCTTAACCTGGATATGATGCGAAAATACCTGGCCCACCACCTGGGACTTGCCGGAGTGGAGACAAATCTTTTTGATGACACCGCCGCAAGGGCCATACACCAGGGCTCCGGGGGTCTTTTGAGAAAGGCCAACCACCTGGCAAGGGGAGCTCTTATAGCGGCGGCGGCCCAAAAATCAATGACAGTGAAAGCGGATCACGTCAGACTGGCTTCCACTGAAATCTTTTGATACCGTATTCGGTGAAACGGAGGAAGGCTCTGCTGGGGAGCAACCTTCCAAGGGATAGCCGAACGCAGACAGCATTGAATGATGCCTGCATAAAGGGGCGCGGCATATATCAGCGCCGCGCCCCCCATCAGGAAATCATTCAAGCTTTTCTGCCCATGCCTTAAAAAACCCATAAGATAAAAGAGCGAAGCGATTCCGATTAATCATGCCCGCAGATCAATGCGCAGGCTCATGATTCAGACAATGTGAAAAAATAGACTTTCGGTCAAAATAATCAGAAAAAATCGGTTTGCATAATTTGGAAATCAACAGCTTGTACATCTTGTGCCGCTATTCGTTGGTTGGAAACGTATGTAGTTCCAAACGAAAACAAAAGTGCTATAACTGAAACTATTATTGGGATATTTTTATACCAAGGAATTTTGGCGCTCATTATGGATATTTGAAGTGAATCAACCTCTTTTTTGAGGAGATGATATTGTTTTCTAAGTTCATTTATATCTTCCATTTCATTATCCCCCTTAATTGGTTAACTTCAAACTGTATTGGCATAACGCTAAAATCAGGGAGTTTTATTCGCCTGGCCCTGCCGCTCTGCCGCTTTATCCTCATTAATTTTAATTGATAACGTCATTATTTATCTCCACCAAGTCAATTATGGTAAGTCAAATAGGGTCGAACCAAGATAACAACCCGTAAATTTTGAGTTGCACATCCAATTATAAGTTTTATTCGCCTGTTCCTATTTCCCATTTCATTATTTTATTGGCCTGCCCCTATTTTTGTCCTAAATGCTTTGATTATCAAATCTGTTTCACCTTCTGATTTGTACTGTTTTTTATCAAGTTCAATACCTGAACTTTCAAAAATATTTTGAGCTAATTTAAATATCTTTAAAGATTCTTCTTCATTGAGAAGTTTATGCTTAAATTCATCACAGGCTGAATTAAGTTTTTTGCTATTAAACGGTGAAAGATCTTCTCCCATCGCAATAAGACGAACAAGCAGCATTAAATGAAAACGAGCTTTTTTAAGTGAAGATTTAAGGTCTCCACTCCTAAAAAATTGTTCAATTCTATAATATGTTAAGGAGCTTAAATAATATGGGGAATATTTATGATCCTCATTGAATATTTGACCACTAAACCTTTTAACGATAGTTCCATAATAGCCTGAAACAAGATGTGGAGAGTTTAAAAACATTGAAGCAAATGATTTAATTTGTATAGGTATAGAGATAATTTGCGTTTTTTTGATACCTGTATCAGAATTATATTGTTGAGATCGCCTCTCATAATATAGGGAGAATTGTTTACTTTCTGCACTATAATATAGCTCTAATTTTTTCTGAAAAATGCTAAGAGCTTCTAATTGTTCTGTTTTAACTTCAGTCTGACTATTAGTAGCAAGTGTAATACTTGTTTTGATATCTTCATTATCAGTTACAACAATTTTAATGGGAACATTAACATTTTCGACACCTTGAATATTTTGACAATCATGTAATACATGGCTTGTTTGGCAACCATTCACAACTTGATAATCACGAATTGTAAATCTGTTTCCTGCAGGTGTTATTCAATGTCATTAACTTAAGCAATGGGTTTGTAGTTTTGGTAAAAGGCCCTGGGCCTGATTTTATGTTTTCGCGGAAAACTTCTTCCGGGGCGAATGGGTTCGATTGTCTCAACGAAAATATGGTGAATGCCGGATATTAGTTTTTCGACCGCCTTGGCCGGCTGATTGAACAATAAAACCATGGCGATTTTCATCTTGGAAAGGGCTTGGGTAAAGTTGATCTGATAAGGATGTTTTCGGCCCCTGGTTTTATTCCTGATCTGTTTTTTGACCGGATGCGCCGTCATAGCAGTGAGATTTTTGGATAAAACCTTTGAATGGAAGTCCTGATAAACAGACAAAACGGACTTTCCGGAGAAATTTTGAACCTCGATCCGGCATTTTAAAGCTTTGTAATCTTCTTCGACGGGCCATCGCAAATGGTACAGATCTTTGAATATATGAACGGGAAAGGCTTGACCGTCGGTTAAGGATGTGATCAGAATTTCCGTTTCGCCGTTTTTCAGTTCCACCCGGATCAACCTTAATTTCAAAGGCTTGATGTCCAGGCCCATCTCTTTGCACTGGGAGATTGAGGAGGACGGGGCCTTTAAGCGGATAATCTTTTCCTTTTTGCCGGATTTGGAGAACTTTTGGATTATTTTCCATTTTTTTGATATTCGGGCGCAGAAATTGGCGTTGAGCGATAATATCAAATTGAAAAGCCAGTAGGCTGGATAGCCGCGATCCAGAAGAATCAGGTCCTGGGGCAGGAGATTCAGAAAATGATCCGCCGCCAGCTCCCTTTCACCGTTCTCAAGCGGGCTGATAGCGGCGTGGATTGTGGTTTTATTGATGACATCGAACATCTGGGAAATTCTGGCCATGGGGCGGGGTTTGCCTTTTGTGGGTTTCAGGACCCCGAAATGATCGGTGATCTCTTTTTCATGGGGAAGGGCCAAGGTAGAGCCGTCAATGGCCAGCAGGTTAAATCCGCGCCATGTTTCAGGCGACATGTTTTCATAAAAGAAGCGGTTGGAGAGCCGATTGAGTTCTATAAAAGCCTCGTGTTTAAGTTTTTTTCGGGCCTTGCACAATGCGGCTTTTGAGACCATGCGTTCAAAACCGTCCAGATGAAGCATGGTTTTATAAAAACGATCCAGTTCATCCTGATAGGATCCTTTGGGCAGGCTTAAGAAATAATGGATCAGTGTGGGGAATGTGAGAAGTCTGTTTCTCTGGAAATCTTTTTCAGAAAATCTGTGTTTTTGAAGAAAATCATGAGAATGAATGATTTTATTGAGATTTTTGAAAAGGTTGGCACAGATTTTGCAAAGCAATATCCGTGCCGTGGCGACGTGACTTTTCAACTTTTCTTGACATTTTTTTCTCCTTTTAGCAAAAGAATGGTTTGAAAACTTTAAAACAGAAATATCATAACTGCCTGAAAAATCAATAAAAATATTCATTTTAATCGCTTAAGTTAATGACATTGAGGTGTTATTGACGAAGCAACAACAGTCACTCCATTGTTAAGAACGCAAAATAAATCAAACTTCGATTCCTGTAGTGTCTTTTTTATCTTTTTATTTACAGGGTTATTTCCTTGAAAGTCTCTAACATTGTCATCAAAAATATTATGAATGGTTTTATTCTCATCTTGAATCAATTTTAGATATTCATTAAACGGAATAACACCTAAATATGCTTCAGAGACACCTTCAATATCAGGCAAGGTGATTCTATTTTGAAAAGTTAACGTTGATGAAAGTTTATTTTTTGTTTCATGATATAGCCGCTGTATTTCAGAAGCACCTAAAGCTTGAATCAAAACATTTTCAAAAATACCTATATTTTCAATTTCTTGTGCCCCTGAATTTAAAATTGCCTTTAAATTTTGATCTTCAACCCATTTTCCTGTACATACATAATAGAGTTTGCAGATCGGTCTACGGTTAACCATGTATGAAGACATTGAGATTAATGCTTCCCATATTTCTTTCATCTTTCGTATTTTCTCATTTTGAACAAGTTGTGGTTCATCACTAAGGAAATCCTTAACCCCATGAATAAAACTACCAATCCTTGAGCCATCAAATTTCGATGAGGTTTTTGTTTGTATAAATGTAATATCAGCATCTAAATGTGATGTTGTTTCTACAACATCACGAAGTTCATCTTCGTCTGTTATCATTCGTCCATTTACAATAATTGCCATTCCATCAATTGCTGAATCACCACCCGATCCTGTATGGACATCACCCAAATCAAAGCTTCCCCGAAATAGTTTTGAAGTTACAGAAAAGTTAGAGAAATGCTCAAATTGTTTTGATTCATCTAGTGCTTCAATTTCGTATTGAGATGAGAATGTATCTAAAAGTGATTTTGTAATTTTATCCATTTGAGAATCCTAAACTTTTTTATGTTTTTAAAGCGTAATCGCGGTGCTGACCCGCGAGCACGTCGGATGGGAGAAGGCCGAAGGCCTGGTCCCATCCGACGTGCGCAGTCAGGCCCAGTTCCTTGTTCCGGCGCGTAGAGAGGTCAACTATGGTCGGAGCAAGATAAAAACCTGTAAATTCTGAGTTTCATATCCAATCATGGGTGTTTTCAGGGGCAATATCGTATTTTTCAGAGCCAAAAAGAGGATTATAGGATTCCGATTCCTCACGGATTTGAAAAATGTCTCCCGTTTCAGGCGTTTGAACAATCGTTTTTAAAAATTCCCGCCGGGGCGTTTATCCCAATGCGGCTGACGTCTTATTTTATTGACAAATCTGACATTATTTTACTATCAAATCACATAGTCTCCCCATCATTGTTAATCAAAAAGCAGGAGCCTTCAATGAGAGCGATGACCGTAAAAAATGTTCCCGACGATCTTTATCTGGCAATTGCGAGTCTTGCGAAAAGAAACAATCGCAGCATGCGGCGCCAGGTATTTGAGATTCTGGATAGAGCCCGCATTCTTTCGCATGAATCCCCGACGCAAAGAGCCGGCGGTATCTGAACTCGTTTGTCCGGGCGCAACATTGGCAATACTGTCGAAGAAATCCGGAAAGACAGGAACCGATAGATTTTCCACTTTTATGCGCCGGAAAAGCCCA
The DNA window shown above is from Candidatus Desulfarcum epimagneticum and carries:
- a CDS encoding conserved hypothetical protein (Evidence 4 : Unknown function but conserved in other organisms), whose product is MPGKTKGIPYGISDFEKIRVKNKYFVDKTHFIPLLEEHEYVFFIRPRRFGKSLWISILECYYDIQLKERFDEFFKGTYIGSHPTPEKNACLILRFDFSMISPAPGGLEENFEKYCARVLDHFTRVYRSFFDEEFLKKMGSPASISEKLHTLFIHAQENGLKIYAFIDEYDHFSNTILSTSGSDAYRSLTRGEGFFRHFFAVLKGAAGMRGSGLARLFIAGVSPVTMDDVTSGFNIGMNISVQPAFNEMAGLSEKEARDMLNYYKEKNLFVFDVDESLEIMREWYDGYLFSDMASSTVLNTDMVLYFIHFSIVNQAIPRRLIDDNVKIDYGKLKRLMFINRRLNGNFDILKSIMEKGEIQAPVNPSFPIDQLLTPANFISLLYFFGLLIFKGTRHGTSLLAIPNMTISHLMYGYIRYAYRDSELFRINVWKFGDRVREKNKIGTGRQY
- a CDS encoding hypothetical protein (Evidence 5 : Unknown function) produces the protein MMAPIIPQKENECKGLYLPDGVYAVMAPGPGNSAGEEYLLVCLYFCHYAKTYPYFLSQRTIFNCNSNIDGALKV
- a CDS encoding conserved hypothetical protein (Evidence 4 : Unknown function but conserved in other organisms), encoding MVIFISIKLKKLFEQERDYKWKKPKQCPRCGGCRLWGHGYAPVLFDGFRKPLLIKRNRCPDCHCVIRFRPKGYFGRIQASKNAIRSCISGKLKYAKCPGSISRSRRRHWVMALTRRIKAHFGDTWQKSILKGLNYLAFLGHIPVSRSI
- a CDS encoding conserved hypothetical protein (Evidence 4 : Unknown function but conserved in other organisms), giving the protein MTKEQRMDVAVFRYGVISDFVNGPSLSRQEKRRLLQGKSEKKWRIPFSEKTRISKSGILRWIRLYEKSGCDIRSLYPKVRADKGKSRVIDDDTALGLAELRKQFPKSTVAALIEKMRKGKSEAFRRPLSPSTVYRFLNQRGLMDMTRKTPEDRRKFEAEMPNDLWQSDVMHGPKVLADGKNKKTYLIAIIDDHSRLIVHAKFYFSENLVNYMDAFQDALLKRGLPRKLYVDNGAAFRSVRLAYTAASLNIALIRARPYKPQGKGKIERWFKTVRSGFLPDFQGDTINDINSALTRWIGTQYHPKKHGATGQSPFERFTAHMECLRAAPANLKDHFRITARRRVAKDRTITLNGRLYEGPVALIGKNVELCFHPDEPDSVEIKYKSRSFGNASPVNLAVNCRVKRAKNTHADMEPAPGSSYHGGSLL
- a CDS encoding AAA family ATPase, producing the protein MDNHRVFFSLKKEPFISDLKPNEMLETHELISVQNRFDYAVGLGGIGLVTGEIGSGKSTALRYSAAMLHPSEYRCVYVVASSGSIIELYRQIISKLQIFLSTNSKALMTDMIRKEIKKQVLGKKIKPVLIIDEASLLRLEVFAELHTITQFEKDSKPWLPVILAGQSNLIDKLMYRGSGPLASRIIARSHLEGLNLDMMRKYLAHHLGLAGVETNLFDDTAARAIHQGSGGLLRKANHLARGALIAAAAQKSMTVKADHVRLASTEIF
- a CDS encoding hypothetical protein (Evidence 5 : Unknown function); the protein is MGEDLSPFNSKKLNSACDEFKHKLLNEEESLKIFKLAQNIFESSGIELDKKQYKSEGETDLIIKAFRTKIGAGQ
- a CDS encoding transposase, which codes for MNIFIDFSGSYDISVLKFSNHSFAKRRKKCQEKLKSHVATARILLCKICANLFKNLNKIIHSHDFLQKHRFSEKDFQRNRLLTFPTLIHYFLSLPKGSYQDELDRFYKTMLHLDGFERMVSKAALCKARKKLKHEAFIELNRLSNRFFYENMSPETWRGFNLLAIDGSTLALPHEKEITDHFGVLKPTKGKPRPMARISQMFDVINKTTIHAAISPLENGERELAADHFLNLLPQDLILLDRGYPAYWLFNLILSLNANFCARISKKWKIIQKFSKSGKKEKIIRLKAPSSSISQCKEMGLDIKPLKLRLIRVELKNGETEILITSLTDGQAFPVHIFKDLYHLRWPVEEDYKALKCRIEVQNFSGKSVLSVYQDFHSKVLSKNLTAMTAHPVKKQIRNKTRGRKHPYQINFTQALSKMKIAMVLLFNQPAKAVEKLISGIHHIFVETIEPIRPGRSFPRKHKIRPRAFYQNYKPIA
- a CDS encoding conserved hypothetical protein (Evidence 4 : Unknown function but conserved in other organisms); its protein translation is MDKITKSLLDTFSSQYEIEALDESKQFEHFSNFSVTSKLFRGSFDLGDVHTGSGGDSAIDGMAIIVNGRMITDEDELRDVVETTSHLDADITFIQTKTSSKFDGSRIGSFIHGVKDFLSDEPQLVQNEKIRKMKEIWEALISMSSYMVNRRPICKLYYVCTGKWVEDQNLKAILNSGAQEIENIGIFENVLIQALGASEIQRLYHETKNKLSSTLTFQNRITLPDIEGVSEAYLGVIPFNEYLKLIQDENKTIHNIFDDNVRDFQGNNPVNKKIKKTLQESKFDLFCVLNNGVTVVASSITPQCH
- a CDS encoding conserved hypothetical protein (Evidence 4 : Unknown function but conserved in other organisms) — encoded protein: MRAMTVKNVPDDLYLAIASLAKRNNRSMRRQVFEILDRARILSHESPTQRAGGI